The genomic window TACTTATCAATAATATTTCTGCCTAAATTATTATTTACAGGTATTAAATACTACTATCTACTGATTTTTCTCCGTTCAAACAATTAATTATCTGTTCTGACACATTTAAATTCAGTTCTATTTATAAATAAGCTAGTAAGAAGTGCTAAGATTTAGGCGAAGTAATTGATTTGTCCCTGTAATTTTGTGGCTAGAGCTAGTACAGCAATTGGAGTAAGTCCAATTATCAAAGAAACGGTGCAAAAACAAGCACATTCGACCCGTTTAACCCTAAAAGAGGTAATTCTCATGGGAATGTTAGCGATAGATAAGCTTGATGATCAAGGTCGTCAAGAATTAGCAGATCAGGTTCATCAAATGCAAGTAAACGGTGAAATTTGAATCTGCTGTTTAGAGTTAATAGTCCAAATTCCACAGTTAATCAACTCTATTCCCTCATGACTTATAGACTATTAACTAATTACCAAATCGATAACGACTTCCCAAAAGATAGTCCTCTTTAATCTCAAATGAAATCCATCGACGCTGTAAAGTTTCAGCAACAAAACCAGTGGTGTTAGAACCTGCAAATGGATCTAGAACTATGTCACCTTCATCAGTTAAAAACTTGATGAAGAATTCAGCAAATCCTTGAGGGAATCTTGCTGGATGAGGTTTAATTCCGGCTGCTTTGCAGCGTCGTAAATAAACACTATTAGATTCAGTGTTAGCGATTTCTAGCAAATTTGGCGGAATTGCGCCTTGGTTATCTTTTTGAAATTTATCAGAAATATCATGTCCACTAGGACGAATTTGAGGTTTATAGCCATTTTTAAGTAAGCGTTTCATACTCTGACTATATGGCTTTAAAACTTTTCTATTATCTGCTTTGGGGTTGGGTATTTTTGACAACCACCAAACTATATTTACTGCATCTTTGACACGAATCCTTCTGATTGTCACCCATTCTGCGGGGGTGGGCAGTCGTGCTGGATTATAATGGTACAATTCTTGCGCCAGAAAAAAGCCGACTTCTTTGCACAGTCTGACTAAAAGTTCATACTGGTAGATACTCCGTACAGGATTACCAGGAAGATAAGCACCGCCTAAATCTAAAACAAATGAGCCATTTTCTGCTAAGACTCTTTTAAATTCGTAGGCGAAAGGTAAAAACCATTCGATATATTTATCTGAACTTTCGTTACCGTATTCTTTTTTGCGCGTTAAAGCAAATGGTGGTGAAGTGAGGATTAAGTTAATACTGTTGTCTGGGATGCTGGTAATAATTTCCAGACTGTCACCTAAGTATGCTTGTCCGTGCTGTTGCGTGTAATAAGGTTTAAAGTTGATGATTGTTGTGGTTGTTGTTGGCTGTGAGTTAAAGCAGAGTTGAAAGAGTTGTTATGGCTGAAAGACTACCACTTTTTGTAAGGTAAAAATTTACCGGACATAGTGATTTTAACGCGATCTCCTTTCGGATCTACTTCTTTCTCTACATCTAAGGTAAAGTCAATCGCACTCATAATTCCATCGCCAAACTTTTCTTGAATAACTTCCTTAATTGGGAAGCCGTAGACCTGCATAATCTCATAGAAGCGGTAAATGAGTGGATCAGTTGGGACAACTGGCCCCAAACCCTTGACTGGGTATGCGGTCAAATCTTGAATATAAATTGGTGCTAAATCTAATGCGTCTACCAGTAACTTAGCCTCTTCCTCAGAGGGACTAGCTTGACGGTAGAATACAGCAGCAATCCATACTTCATCCCGTCCGAGAATTTTTTCTAAATCTGCAAAACTGAGTCCTTTCTCTTTTTTTGCTTCGAGTAAGGTTTGCGTAATTTCGGGGATAGACATCTGGTTTAGTGAATTAACTTTGCCAGGAGAAATTTTACCATCTTATCCGGTTGGGTTTTAAAAAGTGTTCAAAAACCTGCTCAAATTTACTCAAAATCCTCTATAATTAGCATAAGCGAGAACCAAGCTAAAAAAATTAAGGCTTGAGAACCTGTACAAAACTTTTAAGAGTAGCCATCCTGTAGCAAGGTAACTGAGAAAACCCAGAAGTTTTAAATGGCTGAAAATACGGGAGTAAAGTAGCGAAGTTTCTCACTCAATCAAAAACTGAAAAATAGGGTGAGTTACACCCGATTTTAAGCCTGTGGACTGGATAATGCCGACATTACCAGAGTGAAACAGGAAGCTAACGCCTTAAGTCTTCGAGTAGATTTGAGCAAGTTTAGTTTAACGGAGAAAAGCAGATTCGCAAAAGGGCGCGAGTGTCAATTCTCCCTACCCTATTGGTAGTTAAGCATCAGATTTTGGCAGTTGAGCAAACTTTTCTGGATATATTGTGACTGTCAAATCTTGATCTTCACGATTAGCGAGCGATCGCTTCACGTCACCCAGGTAAAGTGGTATAGAAAGACCTGGTTCTGGGTGGATAATGGTACGCGCCCGAACTGTTAGCTGATTATCTCCCTGTCTACCCGAACGACCAAAAGAATAGAGGTTACTCGCAGCTTGAAGTAGTGTAGCTTCTACTTCTTCAGGTGAAAGTTGGGGTGATATGGCGATTACTGCTTGGTTTGAACCATTATCGTAGACTAGGGTGTATTTAGCTGAACCTGGAATCACGGTACGACTCAAAGGCACTATTGACAGCGAAAATAAACCAACAGTCAGCACCAACATAAAGCCAGTTATACCTACTAGCCGAAAGCGGATACCCCATTTAAACAGAAAAGCGAGTATTGCCAAAACAGCAAATACCAGTGTGGCAATACCCGACCATTGAGTATATTGAAAAAATTCAGATGTTGTAAGCATACAGATTGGCTACTTGGGTGTTTTTCC from Nostoc sp. UHCC 0870 includes these protein-coding regions:
- a CDS encoding DNA-methyltransferase; its protein translation is MINFKPYYTQQHGQAYLGDSLEIITSIPDNSINLILTSPPFALTRKKEYGNESSDKYIEWFLPFAYEFKRVLAENGSFVLDLGGAYLPGNPVRSIYQYELLVRLCKEVGFFLAQELYHYNPARLPTPAEWVTIRRIRVKDAVNIVWWLSKIPNPKADNRKVLKPYSQSMKRLLKNGYKPQIRPSGHDISDKFQKDNQGAIPPNLLEIANTESNSVYLRRCKAAGIKPHPARFPQGFAEFFIKFLTDEGDIVLDPFAGSNTTGFVAETLQRRWISFEIKEDYLLGSRYRFGN
- the cynS gene encoding cyanase, with protein sequence MSIPEITQTLLEAKKEKGLSFADLEKILGRDEVWIAAVFYRQASPSEEEAKLLVDALDLAPIYIQDLTAYPVKGLGPVVPTDPLIYRFYEIMQVYGFPIKEVIQEKFGDGIMSAIDFTLDVEKEVDPKGDRVKITMSGKFLPYKKW
- a CDS encoding Ycf51 family protein; translation: MLTTSEFFQYTQWSGIATLVFAVLAILAFLFKWGIRFRLVGITGFMLVLTVGLFSLSIVPLSRTVIPGSAKYTLVYDNGSNQAVIAISPQLSPEEVEATLLQAASNLYSFGRSGRQGDNQLTVRARTIIHPEPGLSIPLYLGDVKRSLANREDQDLTVTIYPEKFAQLPKSDA